A genomic stretch from Aedes albopictus strain Foshan chromosome 2, AalbF5, whole genome shotgun sequence includes:
- the LOC109418019 gene encoding uncharacterized protein LOC109418019: MNQACLITMVLMNLVLIWQSTATPINSQTNGAVAQQRQVAEAFDSVIPIPKNIVKREFLPPPLFEVEYIERIRGEEEKSRKEQNVDKDTYIDAERNDHSDDNDDEDLVLLG, from the exons atgaatCAAGCGTGTTTAATAACT ATGGTTTTGATGAACCTGGTGCTCATCTGGCAATCGACGGCAACTCCAATCAACTCGCAAACAAATGGCGCAGTAGCTCAGCAGCGACAGGTGGCGGAAGCCTTCGATAGTGTGATACCGATTCCGAAAAATATTGTGAAGCGGGAGTTTCTGCCACCTCCGCTGTTCGAAGTGGAGTACATCGAAAGGATCCGTGGAGAAGAGGAAAAAAGTCGAAAGGAACAAAATGTGGACAAGGATACCTATATTGATGCTGAACGAAATGACCACAGTGATGATAATGACGATGAAGATCTTGTGTTGTTAGGCTGA
- the LOC109418018 gene encoding uncharacterized protein LOC109418018 isoform X1: MKIILLMIISVVACIDAAAICERKQNGPNAVLPLSDLNVQTLDVASLQADQDPKQSEHTKREVMFRPLFVYRQQEIKKQHLKEQREQREQQLHQHHAAPTTTTRRPQKLDYDPYDYMA, encoded by the exons ATG AAGATCATACTGCTCATGATTATTTCCGTAGTAGCATGCATTGATGCTGCTGCCATCTGTGAACGCAAACAAAACGGTCCAAATGCAGTGTTGCCACTATCTGACCTCAACGTACAAACGCTAGATGTTGCCAGTTTACAAGCCGACCAGGATCCCAAGCAATCGGAACATACCAAACGGGAGGTGATGTTCCGTCCGCTGTTTGTATACCGTCAACAGGAGATCAAGAAGCAACACCTCAAAGAACAGCGTGAACAACGTGAACAGCAGCTGCATCAACACCATGCAGCACCAACCACCACTACACGCCGTCCACAAAAGCTTGATTATGACCCGTATGACTATATGGCTTAA
- the LOC109418018 gene encoding uncharacterized protein LOC109418018 isoform X2: MIILLMIISVVACIDAAAICERKQNGPNAVLPLSDLNVQTLDVASLQADQDPKQSEHTKREVMFRPLFVYRQQEIKKQHLKEQREQREQQLHQHHAAPTTTTRRPQKLDYDPYDYMA, encoded by the exons ATG ATCATACTGCTCATGATTATTTCCGTAGTAGCATGCATTGATGCTGCTGCCATCTGTGAACGCAAACAAAACGGTCCAAATGCAGTGTTGCCACTATCTGACCTCAACGTACAAACGCTAGATGTTGCCAGTTTACAAGCCGACCAGGATCCCAAGCAATCGGAACATACCAAACGGGAGGTGATGTTCCGTCCGCTGTTTGTATACCGTCAACAGGAGATCAAGAAGCAACACCTCAAAGAACAGCGTGAACAACGTGAACAGCAGCTGCATCAACACCATGCAGCACCAACCACCACTACACGCCGTCCACAAAAGCTTGATTATGACCCGTATGACTATATGGCTTAA